CGATGACGACGGCGCCGAAGCGCTCGGCCTGCTCGCGCATCATGCGCATGAGGTCGGGACCGAGCACGCCCTGCGGAAAGCCGGGGAAGTTCTCGACCTCAGTGGTGGACATGAGCTGCCCCCCGGACGCGTAGCCCGCGATGACCAGCGGGCGCAGAGACGCGCGGGCCGCGTAGATGGCGCTGGTGAAGCCCGCGGGGCCGCCGCCGATGATGATGACGTTGTGCTCGCTCACGTTGTGATCGCTCACGTTGTGCTCGCTCACGATGTCAGGCCTCCGTTCCCACGGTGCGGGGCGCAAGCGCCGCTTCGAGCTTCGTGCGGTTCATGCCGAGGATCTCGCGACCGTCGACGATGGTGAGCGGCGTGGCGGCGTATCCTCGGTCGTGCAGCGCTTGCAGCGCCGCGTCGTCGGCCCGCACGTCGCGCTCGTCGAACGCGACGCCGCGGGCCTTGAGATAGGCCTTCACCTGCATGCAGGTCGGG
This genomic interval from Pseudomonadota bacterium contains the following:
- a CDS encoding glutaredoxin family protein; protein product: MEMRDLTRIYTSDRTPTAPPKIRGPSKNHQNEEEGPMSTPSVTVYTQPGCPTCMQVKAYLKARGVAFDERDVRADDAALQALHDRGYAATPLTIVDGREILGMNRTKLEAALAPRTVGTEA